A region of the Terriglobia bacterium genome:
GCCGCGAGCGGCGACGATCAGCGGAACCTGCTTTATATGACTTACATTCTCGCCAACACCCTGGTCAGTTCCGTGACCGTGGGCGGTTCCGGCGACATTCCGATCGAGACCGTCACATTCAACTACTCGGCGATCAACTGGGAATATCATGCTCAGAAGACGGAGATTGCCGAAGAAGCGAATGTGCCGAAAGGTTGGGATCTTGCGACCAATGCTCCCGCCGACGCCGCTGCCGGTGGTGGCGAGTAACATCCGTGATTGAACCCAAGGTCGGTTCGGGCGCCCGCGTTCTGCTGTTTGACCGGCTCGTGGATACAGAGCCGCAATCGCAGAAGGAAGTGCGCCCGTTCCGGACCCTGGACAAGCAGGGCTTGAAACAATCGATTCGAATGGAATTGGGACGGCTGCTGAACACGCGCTGTCCCATTCCGCTTGCCCCTGCCGCCGAAGAACGTACCGTCATCAACTACGGCATCCCCGATTTTTCTTATCTTTCTCCGAACAGCGGCGATCATCGCGCCAAACTCGAAACCTGGGTTCGCGACGCGATCGTCAGTTATGAACCGCGTCTCGTTGACGTCCGGGTTTCCGTGGACCCCCCGGTGCGGACGGAACGATCGCTTGTCGTCAGGATCGAAGCCAAGCTTCAGCTTGAGACCATCCGGGAGCCCGTGGCTTTCTCAGTGGTCATGAAACGCGACACTGCCCGGAGATAGCCGCTTATGAGAGGCGACGGCTGGGAGACGCTCCTCGAATACTACACCCGCGAACTGAGCTACCTTCGTAAGGCAGGCGGCGAGTTCGCCAAACGCTATCCCAAAATCGCCCAGCGCCTCGAACTGGCCGGAGGCTCTTCGGCCGACCCTCAAGTCGAGCGGCTGCTGGAATCTTTTGCCTTCCTGACCGCCCGCGTTCAGCGCGACATCGAGAGCGAATTTCCCGAGGTCACTTCGGCGCTGCTTGGAGTCCTCTATCCGCAGTTCCTGAATCCGATTCCTTCGATGTCGGTCGCGCAGTTCGTCGTCGATCCGGCGCAAGGCAAGATCACCAGCGG
Encoded here:
- the tssE gene encoding type VI secretion system baseplate subunit TssE; this translates as MIEPKVGSGARVLLFDRLVDTEPQSQKEVRPFRTLDKQGLKQSIRMELGRLLNTRCPIPLAPAAEERTVINYGIPDFSYLSPNSGDHRAKLETWVRDAIVSYEPRLVDVRVSVDPPVRTERSLVVRIEAKLQLETIREPVAFSVVMKRDTARR